Below is a window of Salvelinus alpinus chromosome 5, SLU_Salpinus.1, whole genome shotgun sequence DNA.
gctgtgcagcaacactccccatccaacctgacagagcttgagaggatctgcagagtgccaagcttgtagcatcacacccaagaagactcaaggctgtaatccctgccaaaggcgcttcaacaaagtactgagtaaagggtctgaatacttatgtaaatgtcatatttcattatttatttatttataaattagcaaacactttttaaaaaactgtttttgctttgtcattatggggtattgtgtgtagattgatgaggggggaaaacaattgaatctatttaagaataaggctgtaacgttacaaaatgtggaaagagtcaaggggtctgaattctttccgaaggcactgtaccatGTCATAGAAAACATCTCATGTCGTCAATGAAAAGAAAGTGAGTAAGCTGTGCCTTGTAGGAGAGCCCACAACTTTAAGCAATTACAAGCCATCCAACTTTACGTAATGACTCACCCACGCCATCTCTCTTACGCATGAAAAATCTATGGTTAAGGTGGCGTTGCGCGGAAGTCACAGACTTCGGCCACTGCGGTACATAGATAAAAAGTGTTTGGATTGCGGTAACTGGAGTATTAGAACGGGACCTTTTGGAGACGAAAGATATCTTCTACTGTACGCAATCTCTTAAGGACCATGGAGAGCTCCAGGCTATGGATCAGAGCGGTGGTTTGCGCTGTGTTGCTGTCCATCGTTCTTAGTGCTGAAATTGACTACTCGGATTCCGAATTGGACCTCGACACAAGAAGTGTGAGAGACTTCTACCCCAAAGATCCGAATTTGACCAACGAAAAACAACTGGTAAGTTTCTATCTAGGCTAAACCTGCGACTTTAATGGTTGATGAGCATTAGATGTTTGTCTATTGGAAAGGTCTGCTTTGGAAGGATTTCTCATTCTAATGTGTCAATATTTCCCACAGCTTGGAGCACTACATGACGTTCTTAAAAAGCTGCAGACCAAGAGACTTCCATTCTGGGAAAAGAAATTCGGCCAAGTCCCTACGGTAAATTTAACAATTTGAACGAAGCTTCTAAAAATGGAACGACCTATACTTCGAAAAACAGATTGCCTAAACTGGCGCGTAAAACTACATTTCAACATTTTAACTTTCACTAAATGCTTTCATGTGCCATGTTTTGTGAttgatgtgatctgatgtggtgaCAGGTGGATATGGCCCCACAGACCTTTGCATCTGTTGGCAAAAATGTCACACGGTCTTATTTTGTCTACCTTCTTTTTTTCAGTGCGACGTTGGAGAGCAGTGCGCAGTGAGAAAGGGCGCGAGAATCGGCAAAATGTGCGACTGTCCTCGCGGAGCTTTCTGCAACTCTTATCTGCTCAAGTGCTTGTGAATTGAATTGGTCTGAATGTAAGTTAGAAGTTGATGACAAACTAAAACTGTTACATCAGAACGACATGTGATATAGGAATATTGTTATGATACTACAATATACGATTATCCGGAGAGTGACAGGTTGCATTCTGAGATTGTCTAAACCCCAAAAAGGCTTATTTTGAAGTTatgaaatattttattttcaacTGGATGTTTCTGTAACCAAAAATGAGTTGTACTATGAATAAACAGCGTTCTATCTTGTTTTGTAAAGCAGTCTGAGTGGTCTCTCTTTGCTCCAATAATCTCATGATCCGCATGCATAAAGATGATGCGCAATGCTGTGTGCGATAATGTTATGGGTTATTTCCTACAAACTCATGAAGTAAAAAATACCTACCAATAATTTTAGTCATTAAGTACATGGATTCATGAGGGCTGAGTCTTGTCTGGACTGAGAATGAAATAGCATTTTTGGCCAAATGGAGATATGGTCGGACATAAACAAAACAGTAGTGTATGAACATTTGTTTAATCTAATAAATAGTATTTACTTAGAGcataatacatttacactacCTTCATTAAGATGAATAAAAGTTATATAATCACAATAGTTCAACTTGTAGAGAATATTTTATGGTTTTCAAgtgaataaaaaaattataagtGTGTTATTTAACTATTTCCCTTGTGGTGTTTTTCCATAGAAGCATTGGTGTCACTCCAGGCTTTTTTGTGGtgtcagcagtctctctctctctgtctttgcatTGTTGAGGTAACCAACATTACTCGGTTTGTAACGcttgtctaattcctcctcctcggaagaggagccaaagcgcagcgtgggaattagacataatgaatttatttaaatgatagacgaacacgaaacaacacttgagaatttacaaaataacaaacgcagTCAACAGACCTGGACAAACGAACTTacatgacacgaagaacgcacgaacaggaaatagactacacaaacgaacaaacgaaacagttccgtgtggtgcaacatacacagacacggaagacaatcacccacaaactaacaGTGTCAAACAgcctacctatatatgattctcaatcagaggaaatgaataacacctgtccctgattgagaaccatataaggctaattaacaatcacactcccacatagaacaaacaacacagactgcccatcccaactcatgccctgaccaactaaacacaaacaaaaacaagagaaaacaggtcaggaacgtgacacggtTAGAGAAAAGCAAACCCTTTTATTACAGTATTTCCTGAAATAACACAAAAGTAATGCACAAACCTGGGTATTTGAAGCTGGTTTGACAATTTAAAACACCATATTTCCATTCTGTTCCACCCAAAGTGGCTCACAAACCTGACAGTTGGTGTTTGCAAAACATGTTGTAAATCAAGTTGTTGTTGATgggctctggtcataagtagAGCAGTGTATagagaataggttgccatttggaacATATGCTCTCACATATTATCACACCAAGGTGTGTATCTGATTCAAACATAGGACTGAATCGTAGGACATTGTTAGGCTGTGAGGTCATATCTGTCACGTTGGTTATGAagtacggaccaaggcgcagcgtgatttgagttccacatattttattaAAGTGAAACTAAGAAAACAATAAACATACAACGAACGTGAAGTCGTAGTGCTCAACACTAACATAAAACAATATCCCACCATGCAGGTGGGAACAGGGAcaccttaagtatgatccccaattagagacaacgataatcagctgcctctaattgggaaccacaccaaaaCATCCACATAGAAATAAACCGACTAGAACACCCCCCGAGTCACGCCCTGACTAAAAACACACCCATAGAGAACCCGAgcgctctctatggtcagggcgtgacagtacccccccaaaggtacggactccggctgcaaaacctgaaaccaaatggggagggtaggggggatGACTAGTGTCGGTGGCGGGTCCGGTGCGGGTTGTAGCCCCCATCCAGACCACGGATCCGGCCATGGAGCCTCGCTGAACGCCGTGCccagactgggcatcggcgcagagaaaggctcctgccatggagcgggactggacacgtgcctggactgggcatcggcgcagagaaaggctccggccttggagcggtaCTGGATGCCGTGCCTgtactgggcatcggcgcagagaaaggctccggccttggagcggtaCTGGATGCCGTGCCTgtactgggcaccggcgcagagaaaggctccggccatggagctgggttggacgccgtgcctggactgggcaccggcgcagaggaaggctccggccatggagcggtACTGGATGCCGTGCCTGGACTTGGCATCGGCGCAGAgaaaggctccggccttggagcggtaCTGGATGCCGTGCCTGTACTGGGCACCGGCACAGAGGAAGCTgggttggacgccgtgcctggactgggcaccggcgcagtttgcaccggactgatgacacgctcctcAGATCGagtgcgtggagctggcacaggacgctccgggctggggaggcgcactgtaggcctcgtgcgtggagccggcacaggtttcaccAGACTGATGACACGCACTTCAgagcgagtgcggggagccgaCACAGGACGTACctggctggggaggcgcactggaggcctggtgcgtggagccggcacaggtggcaccggactgatgacacgctctttAAGGCGattgcggggagctggcacaggacgtaccggactggggaggcgcactggaggcctggtgcgtggagccggcacaggtggcaccggactgatgacacactcttcagggcgagtgcggggagccggcagaggacgtaccgggctggggaggcgcactggaggccataCAACGAAACGTGAAGTACAGAGCGCACTTAGGCACTAACTGAAACAATATCCTACAAACGTAGGTGGGAAAAAGGACtaactaaatatgatccccaattagaggtcacaattaccagctgcctctaattgggaaccatacaaaaccaccaacatagaaatacacattctagaacacccccctagtcacaccctgacctaaaccaCTATAGAGaatccaagggctctctatggtcagggcgtgacaatatcagCTAATTACATACATGCAATCGGTGACGCCGAGTCAGGTGTTGTAAGGCAGGAGGTGGGATTGCTGACATAGTTCATAGTTGTGGATTGCCTTACAACACCACATACCCAAATAGCTCAAATTTACCCATCCTCCCAGGCTCTCCCACTGCGGTtgatctctccatctccacctccatccctccaacctgTCCTctgattcctctcctctctcttctccgaTGGGCCCATGTCTCATTAGTAATTAATGTTTTGCGttcataccctgatgaagacagcttgcctgtcgaaacgttggacattaATTTTTTTCTTGAAAAGCAAGCTCTTCAGCGGCACAACTTCAGGCTAAGGAGTGAGTTTCTACATTCACCCCCCCAACGTACTCTACAGCAACCCCAGTCCCCAGCATTGATCTGAGCGAAACTGCAGATCTGGGTCACCGCACCATCTGTAACGGACCTCACGCAGCTTGCTTCCTCCTGAATCGGCTCATACCTAGGCTCGAGCCCAGCACCTTTGCCTTGCTAACATACGTGACCGCCCTGCTGAAGCATCTTACCAGTCGCGCCATAAGTTGGGCTACTTCAGTCTGGGGAGTGAGTTTCACACATACCCATGTGATACACACAcatggtgttacttctctacacGTTAGTTTCCTTTATGTTTATTCATATTGAATAGATTGCTGAAGGGGGGAACTCTCTGGTTGACAGTATAGTCTGATGGATGCACACACAGAGAAGCCCACTCAGGACAGTGATGATGAATGAGACTGGAAAAAGGACCATTATCTGAAAGTTACCTGCTGATGGCAATGTTAACGGCATGCACTGACGCACATCAAACTTACTTTCCTGCAAAAGCCTGGTCATAAACAACGTTAAGTCAATAGTGGAGACAAATAAAATCTAACTTCTCCAAAAAAGTGGACCAACAACAAGCGTGATATCTGTATATGTCTCTATGATTGAACATGTTTGTGTAGCAGACAGTAGCGGTTACAACCtatatgttgtgataattgcgttgtttgcgcTATAATCTGTtggttcatatgccttgccaccgtggtatactgtataggcctaaaggaaagtgacaattttagctagctagccgctGGAGGAAATCAAAAGGAggtgcaacaattcaagttgtttctgtcaatgacctATGCTCTCAAtgcgatttgataggagtgacgccaaatccaaactggcttcccttgacactttgttTGGAATGCCAGGACCATTCAAGGTtcagctcgctcagtttagctcaatgctgattggctattatttgatACTTTTTTTATTCAAGGGTGCTCGCTGGCTTGCGGCAACATCGCCATACTCTTTTGGACCAAACAGCATCAAATAGATGGCCTACATATACCAAGATAGAGGGGCACTGTTTCACTTGCTCGGATGCTTCccccggtgagatacattcagtcacttgtgaattgaaggaaaattatgaaacacatagagacaaaacatttttatttttttcttggtccgtttttgggggaagcctggcttcccttgccatccatgaatacacgccactggcaGCGTGCATCCAGTTCTGCCCAGGGCAGAGCTCAAACTCTTCATCTTCGGCGCAAGAACACATGCCACTCAAAGCCCAAAAGTCTCCCCCAACAGAGCACAGGAGTTGGCTCAGAGGGGGGTTTGGAGTCTCCCCCAACAGAGCACAGGAGTTGGCTCAGAGGGGGGTGTGGAGTCTCCCCCAACAGAGCACAGGAGTTGGCTCAGAGGGGGGGTGTGGAGTGTCCCCCAACAGAGCACAGGAGTTGGCTCAGAGGGGGGTTTGGAGTCTCCCCCAACAGAGCACAGGAGTTGGCTCAGAGGGGGGTGTGGAGTCTCCCCCAACAGAGCACAGGAGTTGGCTCAGAGGGGGGGTGTGGAGTGTCCCCCAACAGAGCACAGGAGTTGGCTCAGAGGGGGGTGTGGAGTGTCCCCCAACAGAGCACAGGAGGTGGCTCAGAGGGGGGTGTGGAGTCTCCCCCAACAGAGCACAGGAGTTGGCTCAGAGGGGGGGGTGTGGAGTCTCCCCCAACAGAGCACAGGAGTTGGCTCAGAGGGGGGTGTGGAGTCTCCCCCAACAGAGCACAGGAGTTGGCTCAGAGGGGGGTGTGGAGTCTCCCCCAACAGAGCACAGGAGTTGGCTCAGAGGGGGGTGTGGAGTCTCCCCCAACAGAGCACAGGAGTTGGCTCAGAGGGGGGTGTGGAGTCTCCCCCAACAGAGCACAGGAGTTGGCTCAGAGGGGGGTGTGGAGTCTCCCCCAACAGGGCACAGGAGTTGGCTCAGAGGGGGGTGTGGAGTCTCCCCCAACAGAGCACAGGAGTTGGCTCAGAGGGGGGTGTGGAGTCTCCCCCAACAGAGCACAGGAGTTGGCTCAGAGGGGGGTGTGGAGTCTCCCCCAACAGAGCACAGGAGTTGGCTCAGAGGGGGGGGTGTGGTTGTGTAGAAGGTTGTTTTTTGACTCCACTGGACCTTTAAATAACTATTGTGCTGCACTTCAGATGTGAGGACAAACATGGTAGTTAATAATGGGCTGTTTAGAGCCAGAGAAATCAGGTCACATAGCAAATTATGCTGCAGCTGGTTTATTTACATAAACTTTACATAACCTAAACACAGCATTGTATTTCATGCAGTATTTTGCTCTGTTGCTAGTTCTGGCCTtggcatatttatttatttgatagAGAGTGAGACAGGTACAATTAAAATATTTGACTCATCAAATTGACAAGGGTCAGATGCActcatgtatgtgtgtgagtgttatCGCTATCTATGAAACACCATCTGTGGGTTGTACAGAAAACCTTTCCATCAGATTCAATTCCCCACCACATCCAATAATGTTCATTCCAAAGGACCCTTAATGCCTTGTTGTTACAATCACACTACATACATATGGTATGTAACCATGCTGTGCTAAAACATCATTTTTCCTTCACTCATTAagtattatacactgagtataccaaacattaggagcacTTTTCTAATAttgagcaggtgttcttaatgttttgtatactcagtgtatatctaaaGGAACATATTCCACAGTTAACTCTCCAGCAGTACTACAACAACCTGAAGGAAACACTATGATGGTTACCGCTATTGAGAGAAGAAAGTAATGAAGATGCCAGGGAGAGTGACTATGCACAATTACTTGTCAATCAGTAGCAGACTCTAAGGACTGTAATGAGAAAAAGTGGATGACAAGAACATTATCTGTTTATTatgaactgggtggttcgagccctgaatgctgattggctgacacctGTGGAATATCAGacagtataccacgggtatgacaaaacgtttatttttactgctctagttatgttggtaaccagtttataatagcaatgagGCACcacaggggtttgtggtatatgaccaatataccatggctaagggttgTATCCAGGCGATGCGTTGTGCCTAAAATCAGCCCTTTGCCATGATATATTGGCAATATACAATACCCTCTCGTGCCTTATGGCTTAAATATATCCTAGCATGTGTTTTCATTACCCTGAGTCATTATGCTTGAGACATACTACatgggcgacaggtagcctagcggttagggaGATGAGCCAGcaacccttgagcaaggcactttatcCCCTACAACCATAGCTCCCCGGGCGCCCAGTGTGGCAGGCCCCTGCACCTCTCCAAAACCTGTATGGATTAATTGAAATAATCTATCAGTGAATAATAAATAAAGCTACAACTATCAACATTCAAACCCCAAAGACTTGATGGCAACCCAACCTTACCATAATTGGGACTTAATCTATGATCTTGTCTTTGATAAATGTCTTTCACCCTCTTCATGTCAGTGTGGATAAGACACAATCATTGGACGTCAAACAttctttaaattatttttatttacaaaaatatagaAACAGGGACCGCTCATAGAAATGTAAAGTGTCACTAAATATTGTGGCCATTTACACATCAACGCAACCCATTTCATATCATTCAGCTTTGAAAAGCAAAACATTACAGCAGCAATCTTCCATTGATGATTTTTGAATGTAAAGACTCAAGCACTATCAAACATATCATACAATTCTATGAACCTGGCTTAACACCAATCATCTCCTTTAGAATTATTGAATCAATTAATAAACATAACAAAAACTGACATTTTCTCAACAGCTTTCCTCACACAAAATAGAACAGAGTGGTTTTAAATGAATGTCAAAGTTCCATCATCAACAAGATCTACATCATGCAGAACAACTAAACAAGATGCCTCCGTTTGTATTCAGACAAACACACTGAGTTATAGTAGTGACAATGCATTCTACTGTGAACAGAAAACAACAGTTGAAATAATGATTCTGTCATAGAGGACTTGTGCATTTTAAATACTAGAGCCTGTGTTGTATTATCAGAAGTATACCTCATTCTCATTCCATGACTAACTTTGTAACTTCATTAAACAAAAAagcataacatttgtaatgtgATCACTCAGGGAGATTTGAAGCATCAATAGAAAACTCGAATGACGAGCCACACAGGGTTCATTAGTTGCATGTTATTAATGATATTGATAAACGGTAGAAATGTCCCTCGTCCCGTGGTCGGGTTGTTAATCAGATAGCTGATTAAATGGCTTGAGGGTCAGACCGAGTGCAGCCGCACTATCCACCATAGTCCTGAGCTAGGTGTAGGGTTAAGTCGCACCTAGAGGCTGATcctgggtcagtttagcattttcctcACTAATGGCTAAGGTTAGGATTGAGGGagaggaagctgatcctagatctaggGGGTACTTCACCCCGGAGCCCTGAGCTAGAGGACATAGAAGGAAAGTGCATGGTGTGACTATAGACCCAAGCAAAGGGAGGGGAAATGTGGTGACATTTTGTAAACCACACCCTTACAAACTGTGTACATTTCTCCATTGTGGTAGGCAGCAAACAGGCACAACCGATACTAAAGGGACTAAACTTCTTACCATCCCCACTCTGAAGGAATCCAAATGACCTATAGAACAAGAACTGGGTATATGCTCCTCAAGAATAATAAAAGCGTAAAAACTACTAAGTGGTGGTGATGATGCATTGACTCCATCCATTCAGTGGTACTGTATGACTCATAGAGCAGCTCCATTCAAACCCACACAACTTCTAAATACCAGggccgtgttcattagggcacacagtAGCAAAACGTTTCGGAACGGAAAACTGAAATTAGCATTTATTAGCATTTATATAAGTCCAGGAGAGGTAGTTCCTCCCAGTTAGAGATGGGCATGGTTATTTGAATACTCGAACAGATGTTAGTATTCGAATACTTGTGTGAGTATACAATTTTGTGAGAAGAAAGAAATATAGGCCTATTTTACACAGAAAACGGTTTTTGTAAATTAAAATATCCATGGGACATTGTTACATACAAGGATATACCATGCCATTTCAAATTATTAATTTAACAACTAActtttttatgttgtttttatgacaTGCCCAGTGCACCCCATAAAAAGACCGGCAGCCGACCGGTAGCCGTGCGTAGCTTGTTGTTTATGTTGGCCAATCAACGTGGAAAAGAGGCTAAATGTGTAACAAGTGGCATGAAAGTTCACTTATGCAATGCAAGATGGAATAAAATTACTGAATTAAAAGTTAGCGAAATGAGAAAGAATAacaaccaacaggtaggctgtcgttttatctgaatggggttggggAAAAAGCGCAGCATGtggcctcaattagcctagctagctatagGCTACTCCAGTCAAGCCAGGCACTGTTATATAGCATAATAAATAACATTGAATTGccttggtgtctctctctctccctccatccatctgttCACCCCCTCTGCAGCTGCAGCAATAGAGCgccagcctctctccctcccgcagCAGTGCTCAggtaaaaaaaaacaataacacatgtATTTCGAATATCTGACAAAAATTCATTATACTATTCAAATTGTGAAATTATTTCAAACCCCCATTCCTACGTCCCCATTTTACAAACTGTTGAtgcctactgaacatgaccctggaAAGGCCCCCGGAGGATACTCTATGACTCATGGCTGTGCTACGACGGCCCGTCTCCCTGCTGCTCTGGCTGGAAGGGGTAGCTGATAGCGGGAGGGAAGCCCGGGTTCCTGGGCTGATCATCCAGCAGTACCAGATCCTCTACATCCCTACCATTGAACCGCCGCCGGCAGATCTTCACCGTCACCTTGCGCCCCTGGAAGGCCTTGAGGGCCTCCTTGGATGCCATGGCCCTGGCGGCCGCCTCGTCACGCCCGTAGCCCGTGCCCAGATAGACTGTCTGGCAGCGCAGCTCGCACACCTGGCCCTCCTTCTGGGTGCGCGCCGCCGGCAGGTCGGGGATGTCCTTCAGGGGCACAAAGATGCAGCTCAGGCTCTCTTTGGACGACTCAGTGCAGGCACGCAGGATCTCAAAGTGGTCCAGGTTGGGGCCGAAGCCCCCTGCCGACACCAGCTTCCACGCCACAGCCTTGTAGAGGCGGTTGAAGAAGGGCTGGTGCTCGGCAGGTGCCTGCGGGGGTGGGCCTTGCTTGAAGGGGTTCCCAGGCTTGGTCCGCTTGGCGCAGCTGTCGTCGTCGCCCCCTGAGAATCAGCGAGATAAAAGACAACTGAGTAGGGATTCTTCCCGGCAACACTGGCTTCACCTGCAGAGGACAGATTCCAGCGGTGTGAGGGAGGCGTCGGATAGGCAGCGTTTACTTCAAGGCCAAAACAAAAGCAGCAGAAAAAATACTGTTGTATGACTAATCTAACCGTAACAATGTAGAGTATGTTTGATGGAAAAGTACAGAACTTTTCCCGCTTTAATTGTCCCACAAATATACAGAAATGGATATACAGCATCACAGTAATTGCCGTTCAGTGTATTGAATCACTTCCATAAGTTAACAATATTGTACAACCCTGAAGCAAAGACAGGCCATTGGTCAAAGACAGGACATTTTCTTTGTAGGGCTATAATAGTATTAGCGTCAATTAAAACGTTTAAAGTTGGACTCTCCAAATTATACAAGGAATCTAAACTTTAAATAGTCTAAAATCCAAAtgaaatcaacatttattgatCAAGTGAACAGGATACAGTTGTAAACAgcacagtgaaatacttacttgtTAACTCTCCTCAACAATGCAGTACAATATCAATCAAGGATCAAATGTCAAACAAAGTCCTAAATAACAAGTAGTAATAAAAATTAGATGGGGGAAAAAGTAATAAAAACTAGTTATGAGAAGTATGTACACAACTGAATATACAGTAGGCTTTCAGCATCATACCTGCAGTCCTCTTTCCTTTCCCCATGATTTCATCTCTGGTCTTTCGAACTGGAGCATCATTGACAACCACTCCCTCTGCCATTTCCTTGATCCTGTCCATGACAGGTTGAGGGTATCTGCAAAACAACACAGTCAGAAGAAGACTAAATTCCCTTTAGGACAGTTGACCCTGGTCtcctgtttttttgtttgtttgtttttacattgGTTTACTTTTTTGGAATACTGTAGTAGTTTTTCATTATGGTTGGTCCAAACTGGAGAGTATACATTCTAGTGTTGAATGATTTTAAACCAGATGCTATGGAAGAGCACCAGCAGCACCCCCCATTGTAACTAACTAATACTCTTTTCACACTATCAACAGTACAGACCCCAACCATACTGTGCTGGCTCGGATATTTCCTTCTCACTGTCCTTTCCAGCAGGTTTTCAACTACTATGGTGGATGCATAACCAGGCCATTGCAGCTCAGCTCGTCTCTGT
It encodes the following:
- the cart3 gene encoding cocaine- and amphetamine-regulated transcript protein-like: MESSRLWIRAVVCAVLLSIVLSAEIDYSDSELDLDTRSVRDFYPKDPNLTNEKQLLGALHDVLKKLQTKRLPFWEKKFGQVPTCDVGEQCAVRKGARIGKMCDCPRGAFCNSYLLKCL
- the cdkn2aip gene encoding CDKN2A-interacting protein, which encodes MAEGRSGEDIVSEYLDQNPHLVEWVESLRGVHETNKQWHARREFFLRNMETFPTVQPGFPSPSLDRLLSLSICWANHIFLGCRYPQPVMDRIKEMAEGVVVNDAPVRKTRDEIMGKGKRTAGGDDDSCAKRTKPGNPFKQGPPPQAPAEHQPFFNRLYKAVAWKLVSAGGFGPNLDHFEILRACTESSKESLSCIFVPLKDIPDLPAARTQKEGQVCELRCQTVYLGTGYGRDEAAARAMASKEALKAFQGRKVTVKICRRRFNGRDVEDLVLLDDQPRNPGFPPAISYPFQPEQQGDGPS